From the genome of Vanessa tameamea isolate UH-Manoa-2023 chromosome 16, ilVanTame1 primary haplotype, whole genome shotgun sequence, one region includes:
- the LOC113393723 gene encoding lipid droplet-regulating VLDL assembly factor AUP1-like, with translation MALTVDKLTNDERFSGDNVLQFLLYLPLGLVLMAFRIVLALILWIAAIILPNKSAVRQLLSTLACWTFGVYVKVKGNKDPRCSVLVANYVSCLDSLAAAHTLGTISLRKWKVPPFFASTLGIKNAAQFVRKQHFTESPSKPVLLQPEGGPTNGKGLLKFNDWSFPIGNRVQPIAITVERPFTNVTVHRPNDKIDVFPWWDALWFLWTPCSVYTLRALPALDRKDDNDQEFVDRMRQAIADALQVEATPWSLCEVSRARRAPPAARRAPPPAARRVQEVLPRVPLADIVRDLEKTRSVDVTITNFLEGITPYTPIPEPAVEPQPSTSQAPPKYVSPAPTGVFSKSAKERQMSFQEKKAQMIAEARQRYIEKHGLNVASKC, from the exons ATGGCGCTAACAGTGGATAAACTCACTAACGACGAAAG GTTTAGTGGTGATAATGTCCTACAGTTCCTTTTATATTTACCCCTTGGTTTGGTGCTGATGGCATTTAGAATAGTTTTGGCGTTAATACTATGGATTGCAGCAATTATACTGCCCAATAAATCTGCTGTAAGACAGTTATTATCTACACTGGCGTGCTGGACGTTTG GTGTTTATGTCAAAGTAAAGGGCAACAAAGATCCACGTTGTAGTGTGCTGGTGGCCAACTATGTCTCGTGCTTAGATTCATTAGCAGCTGCTCATACCCTTGGCACTATAAGT CTAAGAAAATGGAAGGTTCCACCATTTTTTGCATCAACCCTGGGTATTAAGAATGCTGCTCAATTTGTGAGaaa acaGCACTTCACAGAGAGTCCAAGTAAACCAGTATTACTACAACCAGAGGGTGGCCCGACAAACGGGAAAGGCCTGCTCAAATTCAATGATTGGTCGTTCCCTATTGGCAATAGAGTTCAACCAATTGCAAtaa cGGTTGAACGTCCTTTCACAAATGTGACGGTCCATCGTCCAAACGACAAGATAGATGTGTTCCCCTGGTGGGACGCGTTATGGTTCCTATGGACTCCGTGTTCTGTTTACACCCTGAGGGCCTTGCCAGCACTGGACAGGAAAGATGATAACGATCAAGAATTCGTCGATCGAATGAGGCAGGCCATTGCTGATGCTTTGCAG GTGGAGGCGACGCCGTGGTCGCTGTGCGAGGTGtcgcgcgcccgccgcgcgccgcccgccgcgcgccgcgcgccgccgcccgccgcgcgccgcgTGCAGGAGGTGCTGCCGCGCGTGCCGCTCGCCGACATCGTGCGCGACCTGG aaaaaacacGTAGTGTCGACGTGACTATCACGAATTTCCTGGAAGGTATCACACCTTACACGCCGATACCGGAGCCCGCGGTGGAGCCCCAGCCGAGCACGTCGCAGGCTCCTCCCAAGTACGTGAGCCCCGCTCCCACTGGCGTATTCTCCAAGTCGGCGAAGGAGCGTCAGATGAGTTTCCAAGAGAAGAAGGCTCAAATGATAGCCGAAGCACGTCAGAGGTACATAGAGAAACATGGACTTAATGTTGCTTCGAAGTGTTGA
- the LOC113393721 gene encoding mucolipin-3-like, producing MDPVMSTSEENPHSDIEEAPKTTQNNQESAQGQTSWSAPTSSTLIQVKEKMRRKLQFFFMNPIEKWRAKRKFPYKFVVQVIKIVLVTLQLCLFAHNRYNHVNYTWDNRISFSHLFLLGWDSTREINAYPPGAGPLAVYKVDEFYNSLDYAYAGYSNLTNAIGPYSYNDENNIKPNPKFCQYYYKKGIINGFNESYEFNSEIQFSCTNFTNGENKVFKSQEFIQNAGLEVNFAALVRAELRFSLKTINFRTAGPITPPDCYRFDIRIIFDNEDHDGQMSLNLEAEPYKLTCKGDKDYVTDNRIDQILRSILNILVIIICSASLILCSRAIYRAQLLKELTVQFFRQAYNKELSLDGRLEFLNVWYIMIIINDILIIMGSAIKEQIERNQFTNDQWNICSLFLGIGNLLVWFGVLRYLGFFKTYNVVILTLKKAAPKIFRFSCCALLLYAGFTFCGWLVLGPYHMKFRSLATTSECLFSLINGDDMFATFSIMSKKSPMLWWFSRVYLYSFISLYIYVVLSLFISVIMDAYDTIKQYYKEGFPKNDLQQFIGETSFEEVSSGLYRTQSSSSLNEAMNSLFCCNFYRRAYSKIGGGNSSLNLL from the coding sequence ATGGACCCCGTGATGTCGACGTCAGAAGAAAATCCACACTCAGATATAGAAGAAGCCCCGAAAACAACGCAAAACAACCAAGAAAGCGCACAAGGTCAAACATCATGGTCAGCGCCTACATCCTCGACGCTTATTCAAGTAAAAGAGAAAATGCGACGTAAATTGCAGTTCTTCTTTATGAATCCGATCGAAAAATGGCGAGCAAAGCGGAAATTCCCCTACAAATTCGTCGTTCAAGTCATCAAAATAGTTTTGGTAACACTCCAACTTTGTCTATTTGCTCATAACAGATATAATCATGTTAATTACACATGGGATAATAGGATTAGTTTCTCTCACTTATTCCTACTTGGCTGGGATTCTACGAGAGAGATAAATGCCTACCCACCTGGTGCTGGTCCTTTGGCTGTTTATAAAGTTGATGAGTTTTACAATAGCCTAGATTATGCTTATGCTGGCTATTCAAACTTGACTAATGCCATAGGACCATATTCATATAATGATGAGAATAATATTAAACCAAATCCAAAATTTTGTCAGTACTATTACAAAAAAGGCATAATAAATGGATTCAATGAGAGCTATGAATTCAATTCAGAAATTCAATTTAGTTGTACCAACTTTACAAATGgagaaaataaagtttttaaatctCAAGAATTCATTCAAAATGCAGGTCTAGAAGTTAATTTTGCAGCTTTAGTTAGAGCTGAATTAAGGTTTTCATTAAAAACCATAAATTTCAGAACTGCAGGACCTATAACACCACCCGATTGCTACAGATTTGATATAAGGATAATTTTTGATAATGAAGACCATGACGGCCAAATGTCATTAAACTTAGAGGCTGAACCATATAAGTTAACTTGTAAAGGAGATAAGGATTATGTTACTGATAATCGAATAGATCAAATACTtagaagtattttaaatattttagttataattatttgtagtgCATCTCTAATATTATGTAGCCGTGCCATTTATAGGGCTCAACTACTCAAAGAACTCACCGTTCAATTCTTTCGACAAGCCTACAACAAAGAACTTAGTTTAGATGGTCGTTTAGAGTTTCTTAATGTATGGTATATTATGATTATCATCAATGATATTCTTATCATTATGGGCTCAGCAATAAAAGAGCAAATTGAACGTAACCAATTTACAAACGACCAGTGGAATATATGTTCTTTATTCTTGGGTATTGGAAACCTGTTAGTTTGGTTTGGTGTTTTGCGTTATCTTGGCttctttaaaacttataatgtCGTTATCCTCACCTTGAAAAAAGCCGCACCTAAGATATTCCGTTTTTCATGTTGTGCCCTACTTCTCTATGCTGGGTTCACCTTTTGTGGCTGGCTTGTTCTTGGCCCGTATCATATGAAATTTCGTTCACTAGCAACAACGTccgaatgtttattttcattaataaatggTGATGACATGTTTGCTACTTTCTCAATAATGTCTAAGAAATCACCAATGCTGTGGTGGTTTAGTCGGGTCTATTTGTACTCATTCATTagcttgtatatatatgttgttcTAAGTTTGTTTATTTCGGTTATAATGGATGCTTATGAtactattaaacaatattacaaagaaGGGTTTCCGAAGAATGATTTACAGCAGTTCATTGGTGAAACGAGTTTTGAAGAAGTTTCTTCTGGACTTTACAGAACACAGAGTTCTTCATCGCTCAATGAAGCTATGAATTCTTTATTCTGTTGTAATTTTTATCGAAGGGCGTATTCTAAAATAGGAGGTGGAAATTCGAGTCTCAATTTACTATAG